A stretch of DNA from Allomeiothermus silvanus DSM 9946:
AGATTGCTGAGGTCAACAAGACCATCTCGGGATTCGCCTCCCAGACCAACCTCTTGGCTTTGGGAGCCTCGCTCGAGGCCGCTGGGGCTGGCGAGGCCGGAGCCCGCTTTGCGGTGGTAGCCGACTCGGTGCGGAAGCTGGCCGACGACTCGGCGCAGGCTGCCAAACAGGTGGCTGCGCTGATTCGCAGCGTGCAGAACGAGATTCAGACCTTGGTGGAGCGGGTGGAGGCCAGTGCTCAGGAAGTGGACGCTCGCTACGCGGTGGCGACGCGCGCGGGTGAGCGCCTCAAGGAAATCTCTGAACTAGCTAACCAGGTGGCCCGCTTGGTACAGGCCATCTCCGGCACTACCCAGCAGCAGGTGAAGCAGGTCGAGCAGGTGAGTCAGGCGGTGCAGGCCATCGCCGCCACCGCCCAGCAGACCCAGTCCCAAAGCTTGCGGGGCCGCCAGGCTGCCGAGGAGCTGAGCCGCTTAGCTCAGGGGCTAACCCAGAGCCTGGAGCGCTTCCGCCTGCCCGCGTGAGGTCGCATGATGAGGACCCTACCCACGCCCGATATGCTGGAAAGCTTCCTTGGGGAGGCTTGGGAAGCGGTGTCCACCCTCGAGCGGGCCCCTACCCTCCTGGCCCAAGATCCCCAACCCCTGGTGGTGATGGCCCACCGCCTCAAGGGTTCAGCGGGGCTTTACGGTTTCTCCGAGGTGTCGCAATTGGGAGGGTTGCTCGAGCGGGTCTTCGAGCGGGCCCCCTCCTTTACCGCCTTCCAGCGCGAAAAGGCCGCCGAGTTCTCGCGGCTTGCAGCGGCGTGCCTCTCCGAGGCCCTAGAGCGTATCGCCAGCCTCGGCGAGGAGGGCGAGGTGGGGCTGGCTTTGGGCCAGGCCGGGGGGGCCGGGGTACTGCTAGACTTGCTGGGCGCGAATCCCACCGCTTTCCGCTCGGCCAGCTTGCCCGGCCCGTCAGGCGGCGATCAGCCCAAAGACTACGGTAGCACGAGCCTGAATGATATACCGGCCCAGTTACGCCGTTTCCGCCTCGAGAACCCTGATGTTTGGGAGTACTTCGCTCCCGAGGTGAGTGAGCACCTCGAGGCCATTCACACCGCTACCGAGGCCCTCTTAGCCTCGGGCGGGGCGGCCGAGCACCTCACGGCCCTCTTCCGCTCCATGCACACCATCAAGGGGGCGGCTTACTCGGTAGGCTGTACCCCCATAGGGACCTTAGCCCACCGCTTGGAGGATCTGTTGGTGGAAGTCCGCGAGGGTTCGCGCCCCTGGGATGCAGCGGCGGCTCGGGCTATTCTTCAGGGCTCGGATACCCTGGGTCTGATGCTGAGCACCGCTGAAGGCCGAGAGACCTCGCTTCTATCGGCGCTTGAAGAGACCCATCGTCTCTTGGGAGGGGGGGGCGAGAGTCAGCCCCTATCAGAACCGGCATCCCCCCCACCCGGGGTCAGCGAACCTGTGGCGCAAGCGCAAGTCTCCCCGACTCCTGCCTCCCGCTCTACGGTGCGGGTCAGCCTCGAGCGCCTGGAAGCCCTGATGAACCTGGCCAGCGATGCCATCGTAAGCCGGGCCCGGCTGGAGCGGCTCGCGGCCCAGCTCGAGGACGCGAGCCACACCCTGGAGGTGAGCCAGGCCCGTTTCCAGCGCACGGTCGCTGAGTTCGAGGCCCGCTACCTCAACCCCCGACTGGCAGAGGCCAAACCCCAAGACGAGGCGCGACCTGCGCTCACGTTGTCGAGCGGGCTCAGCCTGGGCGAGATCTTCTCCGAACTCGAGTTTGACCGCTACGATGACCTTTCGATCCTAGCCCGCAGCATAACCGAGATGAGCGCCGACCTGAGCGAACTCAAGGGGCAGCTCAGCCAGCTCACCCGGTCGTTCAAGCGCGAATCAGAGACCCTTAAAAAGCTCACCCGTAACCTGCGCAGCGAGGTGGGCCGGATGCGGCTGGTGCCGATGGGCCGCCTCTACCAGCGCCTCAAACGCATCGTTCGTCAGAGCGACGATAAACAAGTGCGGCTGGAGCTTTCCGGCGAACTGGTGGAGGTGGACAACCTGGTGCTCGAGGGGTTGGCTGACCCCCTGGTTCACCTGGTCAACAACGCCATCGCTCACGGTATCGAGAACCCGGAGGTCCGGCTAGCCCAAGGCAAGAGCGCCGAGGGCCGAGTGGCGGTGCGCACCTTCCAGCGCGGCAGCTTCGTCTACGTCGAGGTTCAAGACGATGGTCGGGGTATTGACTTGGAGGCGGTCAAGCGCCAGGCGGTGCTTCAGGGGCTGCGCCGCCCCGAGGAGGTCCACAGCCTCAGTCCTGAGCAGGCGGTGGAGTTGATCTTCTTGCCAGGTCTTTCCACCAGCGAGACCGTCACCCGCCAGGCCGGGCGCGGGGTAGGCATGGACGTCGTGTTAGCTAACCTGCGCCGCCTCAAGGGCGAGATTATCGTCCAGACCGAGCCTGGCTCGGGAACCCTGTTCCGCTTGCGGGTCCCACTGACCCTAATCGTCTCTGACGTGCTGATGGTGGAGGTAGGAGGAGAACTGCTAGCCATACCGGGGGAATCCTTGCGCACCTTGCGTGCGGTGCGGGCCCAAGATTTGCTGAACCTAGACGACGGCCCGGCCCTGGAGTTCGAGGGCGAAGCGGTTTCCATCCTCTACCTGCACGAACTGCTCGGTAGCCCGCTCCCGCAAGGCCCCCGGCGCTCTTTCGCCATCGTGGAGACTGGGGAGGGCCGATTGGCGCTGGGAGTGGATGCTTTTTTGGGCCTCGAGCAGGCGGTAGTGAAGTCGCTCGATGAGCCGGTCGGTAGCCTACCGCACCTGGCCGGGGCTACTATCTCCGCCGAGGGACGGGTGATCGTGGTACTCAACCCGGGCGGCCTGCGCCGCATGGGGCGTCAAGAAGCTCCCCGCTGGAACGGCGCGGCAGCCGGATCGGCTCCGACCCCGCTCGAGCACGGCTTGAAGATTCTAATGGTGGACGACTCGCTCTCGATCCGCCGGGTGGTGGGACAGATGCTTACCCGCTGGGGCCACCAGGTGCACACCGCCGGCGACGGCTACGAGGCCCTGGAACTTCTGCAAGATAACCGCTACGATGTCGTCATCACAGATCTGGAGATGCCGCGCGTGAACGGTTTTGAACTATTGGACGAAGTGCGCCGCCGCCCTGATTTACGCGAGACCCCGGTATTCGTGCTTACCTCGCGAGCGGGCGAGAAACACCAAGCTTTGGCCGCCGAACTAGGGGCTAGGGGTTACCTGACCAAACCTCTCGAGGAAACTAAGCTGCAAAGCCTTCTCTCCACCGTCAAGAAACGCGCCGAGGTGTAAGGTGAAAGCCTTGGTGGTAATGCCCGCCCAGCACAGCGAGCCCTTGGCCGAAGCTTTTGCCGAGGCCGATTTCGATGTGCGCCACGCAGCGAGTGGCCTGTACGCCCTGACTTTGATCGAGCGGGACCGTCCGCACCTCATCGTGTGTGCTGAGGCCACCGAGGATCTCTCGGGGGCTGAACTGCTGGAGATCATCCGTGAGGATCCCCTGCTGCGGGTGGTCAAGTTTATGTTGCTGGTGCAAGACCCCACCGGCCCCCACCCTAAGGCCGATGCCCTTTTACGGCTCACCTCGAGTCCAAAAGGGGTGGTGCAGACTGCCTGCCACCTGCTGGGGGTTCCCGAACCGGCTACCCTGATCGAAGACTCCTCTTTGCCCGAGGAGCGCAAAAGCGCCTTGGATGAATCCTGGTATAACGGCAAGGTAGCCCCCGGGGCAGCCTTTCAGCTTTTGGACTGGCTCACCGGGATGGGCGAGTCGGGCTGCTTGGAGATGAATTTTAGTGGAGGTCGGGCCCGGGTACACTTCCTCGAGGGCAAGCCCTTTCACGCGGAGTTCGGCAACCAATCGGGGGTTTCAGCCCTCAGGGAAATCTTTTTCGCTACTCAGAACGGGGTAGGAACCTTTAGCTTCGCCCGCAAGCAGCCGCCCGAACTGGAGTCCATTCCCCGTACCCTTCACGAGCCGATTCAGAACATACTCTTGCGGGTAGTGACCCAGCTTGACGAGTCCCTCCGGAGGTAGATGAATGCCTAAAGTGCTGGTCGTTGATGACAGCGTCAGTGTGCGTAAGGCTCTCGAGCGCATCCTGGCCCCCAGATCCCTGGTGGTTTCCTCGGCTAACTCCGCCGAGCAGGCCCTGGAGCAGATCACCCATGACAAGCCCGACCTGATCATCGCCGATGTGATCATGCCAGGTCTATCCGGCTTCGACCTATGTGAATTGATCCGCAAAAACCCGGTGTACGGCCACGTCCCGGTGATCCTCATCTCGGGGATCGTGGACGCTGCGGTGCTGCGCCAGGCCGAAGAGGCCGGGGCTTTTTCGGTGGTGCGCAAACCCTTCACCCCCGAGGACCTCTTGCCCCGCGTCGACGCGGCCCTCGCCAAGTTCGCCCCGATAGCTCCCGATGCTCCCGAGCCAGTAAAACCGGCCCCCGCTCCCCTTGAGCCCACCCCCCGCGAGGCTCTCCCGGAAGAGTACCTCCGGCCTTTCTTGGAAAAGCCCGAAGTTGAAGCTGCCCTCTTGGTGAACCGAAAGGCCGAGATTCTCAGTCAGGTCGGACAAGCTCTGGTCGATCCCAGCGTGATTGCTACCTATGCCCGTACCTTGGCCTCGATCGCCGGGGCTTTGGGCGAGCACCTGGGAGGGGTGGGATTGCAGGGGGTTTCGCTCGAGTACCAGGGCCGTAACGTCTTTTTGGCCAAGCTCAGCAGTGATAACTTTTTGGTGCTTATCATCAATAGCGCCACTACCCCCGGCACGGTGCGTTACATGGTGCAAAAAGCTGCGAGCCAGGCCCAATCGTTGCGGGCATGATGGCGATCCAACCCTAAAGTGCTAGGGGAATCCGTCTTCCTGACGGTGACCCCCTAGCCAGTGTGGGCGCTTGCTTGGATACAGAAACAGGCAATGCGAAATTTTGCTAGATTTAGTTGGGCCGCCGCGCTACCAGGGTCAGAATCGTGTACAGCGCAACCGTCTTGCCCTCCTGGTTGGTGATCTCCACGTCCCAGGCCACCACCCCGGTAGGCCGCTCGCCGGGTTTATTGTCTTTGGCGTTTTTGCGCTTGACGGTAAGTCGGGCCTGGATGGTGTCCCCGATCCCCACTGGCTCGATGAAGCGGAGGGACTCCAGGCCATAGTTGGCCAGCACTGGCCCCGGCGCGGGATCCACGAATAGCCCGGCCGCCGCCGAGATCAAGAAGTAGCCGTGGGCCACCCGGCGCCCGAAGACCGAATCCTTGGCCCCGATAGCATCCATGTGGGCGTAGAAGTAGTCGCCGCTGATGCCCGCAAAGTTCACGATATCGGCCTCGGTGACGGTGCGGCGGTGGGTGAGGAAGCTCTCGCCGATCTGCAAGTCTTCGAAGTACTTGCGGAAGGGATGGACGTTGTCTTCGCTGACCTGGGCGCCCCTCACGTACTCGCCGCTGAGCCACATCAAGGTGGTAGGGTCGGCCTGCACCGCACTACGCTGCATGTAGTGCTTGATGCCCCGCACCCCGCCCATCTCCTCGCCCGCTCCGGCCCGGCCTGGGCCGCCATGGATGAGTTGGGGCAGCGGAGAGCCGTGCCCGGTGGACTCCTTGGCATCCTCGCGGTTCAAGATCAGCACCCGACCGTGGTGGGCGGCCAGGCCAAAGAAAAGCGTGCGGGCCTCGGCCCGGTCATAGGTCACGATAGAACCCGCCAAGCTCCCCCGGCCCCGCTTGGCAAGGGCGATAGCTTCGTCAAGGTCGGTGTAAGGCATCACCGTGGCGACCGGGCCAAAGGGCTCGAGGTCGTGTGGCCCCTCCACCTGCCAGGGCCGGTCGCAGTAGAGGAGGGTGGGGGCCATGAAGCCACCCCGCTCCCAGTCCCCGCCCAGCAGCTCGGCGTTTTCCCCGTTTAGCGCCACTTCGCAGCCTTGGCGCAGTTGCTCCACTACCGCCTTTACCTCCGCGCGCTGGCTAGCCCCTACCAAAGGCCCCATCTGCACGTCTTCGCGGCGGGGGTCGCCCAGGGTGACCTGGGAGAGCCTGGCCTTGAGGGCCTCGAGCACCGCCTCCACCTTCTCCTGGGGCACGATCACCCGCCGGATGGCAGTGCATTTCTGCCCGGCCTTGGCGGTCATCTCGTTCGTCACCTCCTGGACGAACAGCTCGAACTCGGGGTCGCTGGGCTCGACGCTTTGGCCCAGGATCGCGCAGTTCAAGGAGTCCGCCTCCATGTTGAAGGGCACGTTGCGGGCCACCAGGTTGGGGTGGGTCTTGAGCTTGCGCCCGGTGCTGGCCGAGCCGGTAAACGTCACCACGTCCTGTTCGGCTAGGTGGTCGAGAAGATCCCCGGTGCTGCCGCAGATAAGCTGGATGGCCCCCTCGGGGAGGATTCCGGCCTCGAGCATGGCCCTAAATACTGCTTCGGTTAGATACGCGGTCTGGGTGGCGGGCTTGACGATGGCCGGGACCCCCGCGATGAGATTGGGGGCCAGCTTCTCGAGCATCCCCCATACCGGGAAGTTGAAGGCGTTGATGTGTACGGCCACGCCCTCTTTGGGCACCAGGATGTGCCGCCCCAGGAAGCTTCCGGCTTTGGAGAGCATCTGCACGTCGTCTTCCACCAAGAACTTCTCGTTGGGCAGCTCGCGCCGTGCGAGGCTCGAGTAGCTGAAAAACGTCCCGAAACCCCCGTCGATGTCGATGAAGCTGTCGCGGCGGGTGGCCCCGGTCTTGTAGGAAAGCTGGTAGAACCCCTCCTTACGCTCGGTGAGGTACAGGGCCAACGCCCGCAGCATGGCGGCCCGCTCGTGGAAGGTATAGCGGCGCAGGTTAGGTCCGCCGACCTCCCTGGCATAGCGC
This window harbors:
- a CDS encoding response regulator, encoding MMRTLPTPDMLESFLGEAWEAVSTLERAPTLLAQDPQPLVVMAHRLKGSAGLYGFSEVSQLGGLLERVFERAPSFTAFQREKAAEFSRLAAACLSEALERIASLGEEGEVGLALGQAGGAGVLLDLLGANPTAFRSASLPGPSGGDQPKDYGSTSLNDIPAQLRRFRLENPDVWEYFAPEVSEHLEAIHTATEALLASGGAAEHLTALFRSMHTIKGAAYSVGCTPIGTLAHRLEDLLVEVREGSRPWDAAAARAILQGSDTLGLMLSTAEGRETSLLSALEETHRLLGGGGESQPLSEPASPPPGVSEPVAQAQVSPTPASRSTVRVSLERLEALMNLASDAIVSRARLERLAAQLEDASHTLEVSQARFQRTVAEFEARYLNPRLAEAKPQDEARPALTLSSGLSLGEIFSELEFDRYDDLSILARSITEMSADLSELKGQLSQLTRSFKRESETLKKLTRNLRSEVGRMRLVPMGRLYQRLKRIVRQSDDKQVRLELSGELVEVDNLVLEGLADPLVHLVNNAIAHGIENPEVRLAQGKSAEGRVAVRTFQRGSFVYVEVQDDGRGIDLEAVKRQAVLQGLRRPEEVHSLSPEQAVELIFLPGLSTSETVTRQAGRGVGMDVVLANLRRLKGEIIVQTEPGSGTLFRLRVPLTLIVSDVLMVEVGGELLAIPGESLRTLRAVRAQDLLNLDDGPALEFEGEAVSILYLHELLGSPLPQGPRRSFAIVETGEGRLALGVDAFLGLEQAVVKSLDEPVGSLPHLAGATISAEGRVIVVLNPGGLRRMGRQEAPRWNGAAAGSAPTPLEHGLKILMVDDSLSIRRVVGQMLTRWGHQVHTAGDGYEALELLQDNRYDVVITDLEMPRVNGFELLDEVRRRPDLRETPVFVLTSRAGEKHQALAAELGARGYLTKPLEETKLQSLLSTVKKRAEV
- a CDS encoding response regulator; translation: MPKVLVVDDSVSVRKALERILAPRSLVVSSANSAEQALEQITHDKPDLIIADVIMPGLSGFDLCELIRKNPVYGHVPVILISGIVDAAVLRQAEEAGAFSVVRKPFTPEDLLPRVDAALAKFAPIAPDAPEPVKPAPAPLEPTPREALPEEYLRPFLEKPEVEAALLVNRKAEILSQVGQALVDPSVIATYARTLASIAGALGEHLGGVGLQGVSLEYQGRNVFLAKLSSDNFLVLIINSATTPGTVRYMVQKAASQAQSLRA
- a CDS encoding DUF4388 domain-containing protein; translation: MKALVVMPAQHSEPLAEAFAEADFDVRHAASGLYALTLIERDRPHLIVCAEATEDLSGAELLEIIREDPLLRVVKFMLLVQDPTGPHPKADALLRLTSSPKGVVQTACHLLGVPEPATLIEDSSLPEERKSALDESWYNGKVAPGAAFQLLDWLTGMGESGCLEMNFSGGRARVHFLEGKPFHAEFGNQSGVSALREIFFATQNGVGTFSFARKQPPELESIPRTLHEPIQNILLRVVTQLDESLRR
- the paaZ gene encoding phenylacetic acid degradation bifunctional protein PaaZ gives rise to the protein MKLASYAYGQWITGSDSGTEVRDAVYGQPVAYVSSAGLDFGAMVRYAREVGGPNLRRYTFHERAAMLRALALYLTERKEGFYQLSYKTGATRRDSFIDIDGGFGTFFSYSSLARRELPNEKFLVEDDVQMLSKAGSFLGRHILVPKEGVAVHINAFNFPVWGMLEKLAPNLIAGVPAIVKPATQTAYLTEAVFRAMLEAGILPEGAIQLICGSTGDLLDHLAEQDVVTFTGSASTGRKLKTHPNLVARNVPFNMEADSLNCAILGQSVEPSDPEFELFVQEVTNEMTAKAGQKCTAIRRVIVPQEKVEAVLEALKARLSQVTLGDPRREDVQMGPLVGASQRAEVKAVVEQLRQGCEVALNGENAELLGGDWERGGFMAPTLLYCDRPWQVEGPHDLEPFGPVATVMPYTDLDEAIALAKRGRGSLAGSIVTYDRAEARTLFFGLAAHHGRVLILNREDAKESTGHGSPLPQLIHGGPGRAGAGEEMGGVRGIKHYMQRSAVQADPTTLMWLSGEYVRGAQVSEDNVHPFRKYFEDLQIGESFLTHRRTVTEADIVNFAGISGDYFYAHMDAIGAKDSVFGRRVAHGYFLISAAAGLFVDPAPGPVLANYGLESLRFIEPVGIGDTIQARLTVKRKNAKDNKPGERPTGVVAWDVEITNQEGKTVALYTILTLVARRPN